One window from the genome of Acidihalobacter ferrooxydans encodes:
- a CDS encoding DUF1249 domain-containing protein gives MFADLKMPAHLTMKPISFAALMELYERNYIALRRLCPVFDDLTVANVSRVTGAPPLQLRVLERNRYTTTLELTQRIGQTGRIPVLPLRVYHDARQAEVLVAGVHPGGLNCDPGGGVRQRQLGVCWEANLFLHDWLSHCVVQGHRFGKSPVSAR, from the coding sequence ATGTTTGCCGACCTGAAAATGCCTGCCCATCTGACGATGAAACCCATCAGTTTCGCGGCCTTGATGGAGTTGTATGAACGCAATTACATCGCGTTGCGACGGTTGTGCCCGGTTTTCGATGATCTGACGGTGGCGAATGTCTCACGCGTGACCGGCGCCCCCCCGCTGCAGCTGCGTGTGCTCGAACGCAATCGTTATACGACTACCCTGGAGCTGACTCAGCGCATTGGCCAGACCGGCCGCATACCGGTGCTTCCGCTGCGGGTATATCATGATGCCCGCCAGGCCGAGGTGCTGGTCGCTGGCGTGCATCCTGGAGGGTTGAACTGCGATCCCGGGGGCGGTGTCCGTCAGCGACAGCTCGGCGTCTGCTGGGAAGCCAATCTGTTTCTGCATGACTGGTTGAGCCATTGCGTTGTTCAAGGACATCGGTTCGGCAAGTCCCCTGTCTCTGCGCGATAA
- a CDS encoding DedA family protein, whose amino-acid sequence MSFADFSSIDNLLKLLQDHQHLAYVVLFFGAFFETVIPFSLVVFGEVFFLTGALLAGMGVLNIVGVIAVLYIGGILGDNASYWMGRHYGEGLFERLQHWPLVGRLVHRENYDKGIEFFRRRGALAVFIARLSGPLSWITPAMAGIFRLDYVTFLRFNTPAVIIGISEFVIIGYFFGRHLDTILGWMHNYAPAFAVVVAGLIALILIVRRYFNWRAEIDRTRAEVVDFVSRHFGLSLIIIGLVIIGVFYIINAN is encoded by the coding sequence ATGTCATTCGCTGATTTTTCTTCAATCGACAACCTGCTGAAACTGCTGCAGGACCATCAGCACCTGGCCTATGTCGTGCTGTTTTTCGGCGCGTTTTTCGAGACCGTCATCCCCTTTTCCCTGGTCGTCTTCGGTGAGGTATTCTTTCTGACCGGTGCCTTGCTGGCCGGCATGGGCGTGCTCAACATCGTCGGCGTCATCGCCGTACTCTATATCGGTGGCATTCTCGGCGACAACGCCAGCTACTGGATGGGTCGGCATTACGGCGAAGGCCTGTTCGAGCGCCTCCAGCACTGGCCGCTCGTCGGGCGGCTGGTACACCGCGAAAATTACGACAAGGGCATCGAATTTTTCCGCCGGCGCGGAGCCCTCGCCGTGTTCATCGCCCGCCTGAGCGGCCCGCTGTCCTGGATCACGCCCGCCATGGCCGGCATCTTTCGTCTGGATTATGTGACGTTTCTGCGCTTCAACACGCCCGCGGTCATCATCGGCATCAGCGAATTCGTCATCATCGGCTACTTCTTCGGCCGCCATCTCGACACCATTCTAGGCTGGATGCATAACTACGCCCCGGCCTTTGCGGTGGTCGTCGCCGGCCTGATCGCCCTGATCCTCATCGTGCGCCGGTACTTCAACTGGCGCGCGGAAATCGACCGCACCCGTGCTGAAGTCGTCGATTTCGTCAGCAGACACTTCGGCCTGTCGCTGATCATCATCGGCCTGGTGATCATCGGCGTCTTCTACATCATCAACGCGAACTGA
- a CDS encoding glycosyltransferase: MSAYTPRALFTISSLGLGHATRSLAVVREYLNRGYELTIISTGNALAFLRMELDGEAHVTFQEMADYPPLERGTGWRLYGYLIIDLLRTWYIIRREHRFVQSIAADYDFIFSDGRYGFHSHWTPSFVLSHQIAFIPPKWLRETSWLTEHVNVAALRQFDLLFIPDYAGPNANLAGNLAHTPNLHRCPHRFIGVLSSYPHLEIAQDIDYLFVISGYLLEHKGSFIRELLDQASKLPGRKVFVLGNAQDDAALYETYRCESLEIYPIASGQLRQELFNRARCVVSRAGYTTVMDLVEHDKRALLIPTPNQTEQEYLAYFLSSQDYYVTRDQHAVGELGQTLDACQQTTLFQPPWRTAESLRRINASMESLLRKHFISIVIPAHNEEDELEPTLRCLLAQRYPADRMEIIVVENGSTDATLEIAQRIADDPSHGAGRIRVLQSDKGVSRAKNAGLAAVSGDSEWVVFCDADTRLGVNFLHQLNTWLNRHSGDGLSVGTTEVRPQPNKRLYARAWFTVYDIIHRLTKTSYAIQLARTPIARGIGFREELNFSEDLAFIRECRRYGRFFFVPTNQVASSTRRFEARGYLRQSLRWVVEALLPNRFKIRRNYDVIR, encoded by the coding sequence ATGTCTGCCTATACGCCTCGCGCCCTGTTCACGATCAGTTCGCTCGGACTCGGCCACGCCACCCGAAGTCTCGCGGTGGTGCGCGAGTATCTGAATCGCGGTTATGAGCTAACCATCATCTCGACCGGTAATGCGCTCGCCTTCCTGCGCATGGAACTCGACGGCGAAGCGCATGTGACCTTCCAGGAAATGGCCGATTATCCCCCGCTGGAACGCGGCACTGGCTGGCGCCTGTACGGGTATCTGATCATTGACCTGCTACGAACCTGGTACATCATCCGTCGTGAACACCGTTTCGTTCAATCGATTGCCGCGGATTACGATTTCATATTCAGCGACGGGCGTTACGGCTTCCACAGCCACTGGACTCCGTCATTCGTACTTTCGCACCAGATCGCATTCATCCCGCCGAAATGGCTGCGCGAGACCTCCTGGCTGACCGAGCATGTCAACGTCGCCGCCCTGCGGCAGTTTGATCTTCTATTCATACCTGACTATGCCGGCCCGAATGCCAATCTGGCCGGCAATCTCGCGCATACGCCGAATTTGCATCGCTGCCCGCATCGCTTTATCGGCGTGCTGTCATCCTACCCGCACCTCGAAATCGCCCAGGATATCGATTACCTGTTCGTGATCAGCGGCTATCTCCTCGAACATAAAGGGTCGTTCATTCGCGAACTACTCGACCAGGCGAGCAAACTGCCGGGCCGCAAGGTCTTCGTTCTCGGCAACGCTCAGGACGACGCCGCCCTGTACGAAACCTACCGCTGCGAAAGTCTCGAAATTTACCCCATCGCTAGCGGACAACTGCGGCAGGAGCTGTTCAATCGCGCCCGCTGCGTCGTTTCCCGCGCGGGCTACACCACGGTCATGGATCTGGTCGAACACGACAAGCGCGCCCTGCTCATTCCCACGCCGAATCAGACCGAACAGGAATATCTGGCGTATTTCCTCAGCAGTCAGGACTACTACGTCACCCGCGACCAGCACGCGGTGGGCGAACTTGGCCAGACCCTCGACGCCTGTCAGCAAACCACTCTGTTCCAACCGCCCTGGCGGACCGCCGAATCGCTCCGCCGCATCAACGCCAGCATGGAAAGCCTGCTGCGCAAGCACTTCATCTCCATCGTCATCCCGGCACACAACGAGGAGGACGAACTGGAGCCCACTCTGCGTTGTCTGCTGGCGCAACGTTATCCCGCCGACCGCATGGAAATCATCGTGGTCGAAAACGGCTCGACCGACGCCACGCTGGAAATCGCTCAACGAATTGCCGACGACCCCTCGCATGGCGCGGGCCGCATCCGCGTTCTGCAAAGCGACAAGGGCGTGTCGCGCGCAAAGAACGCCGGCCTCGCGGCGGTCTCGGGCGATTCCGAGTGGGTTGTTTTCTGCGATGCGGATACACGTCTTGGCGTGAACTTCCTGCACCAGCTCAACACCTGGCTGAATCGCCACAGCGGCGACGGTCTCAGCGTCGGCACCACCGAAGTCCGCCCGCAGCCCAACAAACGGCTGTACGCCCGCGCCTGGTTCACGGTCTACGACATCATTCATCGACTGACCAAGACCTCCTACGCCATCCAGCTCGCCCGAACGCCGATCGCCCGCGGCATCGGGTTTCGCGAAGAACTCAACTTCAGCGAAGATCTCGCGTTTATCCGCGAATGCCGTCGCTACGGGCGGTTTTTCTTCGTCCCGACCAACCAGGTCGCAAGCTCGACGCGCCGCTTTGAAGCCCGCGGCTACCTGCGCCAAAGCCTGCGCTGGGTCGTCGAAGCCCTGCTGCCCAACCGGTTCAAAATCCGCCGTAACTACGATGTCATTCGCTGA
- the folD gene encoding bifunctional methylenetetrahydrofolate dehydrogenase/methenyltetrahydrofolate cyclohydrolase FolD, with protein MTAALIDGKAEAGLLLDEITHAVENLRAKGQRIPGLAVILVGEDPASQIYVRKKREDCAQVGFTSQAHLLSAQTTQHELLDLIDRLNADDTVDGILVQLPVPQHIDTETVIERISPTKDVDGFHPYNVGRLSLRLPTLRPCTPYGIIHLLDRAGETYKGRHATVVGASNIVGRPMALELLLAGATVTICHRFTRNLRPYVESADILVVGVGKRGIVNSDWIKPGATVIDVGMHRDKSGRVTGDLEFATARERAGKITPVPGGVGPMTRAMLLQNTLSAYTRRQRSPE; from the coding sequence ATGACCGCCGCGCTTATCGACGGCAAAGCCGAAGCAGGCCTCCTGCTCGACGAAATCACCCATGCAGTCGAAAATCTCCGTGCCAAAGGCCAGCGCATACCGGGGCTGGCCGTGATTCTGGTTGGCGAAGACCCTGCCTCGCAGATTTACGTGCGCAAGAAGCGCGAAGACTGCGCGCAGGTCGGTTTTACCTCGCAGGCGCATTTGCTCTCCGCCCAGACCACGCAACACGAATTGCTCGACCTCATCGACCGTCTGAACGCCGATGACACAGTCGACGGTATCCTTGTGCAGCTACCGGTTCCCCAGCACATTGACACCGAAACGGTGATCGAACGCATTTCGCCAACGAAGGACGTGGACGGATTCCATCCCTATAACGTCGGCCGGCTGAGCTTGCGCCTGCCCACGCTGCGCCCCTGTACCCCGTACGGCATCATTCACTTGCTCGACCGCGCCGGCGAGACATACAAAGGCCGCCATGCGACCGTCGTCGGCGCCTCCAACATTGTAGGCAGACCGATGGCACTGGAGTTGCTGCTGGCCGGCGCCACGGTGACCATCTGCCATCGATTCACCCGCAACCTGCGGCCTTACGTCGAGTCTGCCGACATCCTCGTGGTAGGCGTTGGCAAACGCGGTATCGTCAACAGCGACTGGATCAAACCGGGCGCGACCGTTATCGATGTCGGCATGCACCGCGACAAAAGCGGACGGGTCACGGGTGACCTGGAGTTTGCCACGGCCCGTGAACGCGCCGGCAAAATAACCCCGGTGCCGGGCGGCGTCGGCCCCATGACGCGCGCAATGCTGCTGCAGAACACACTCAGCGCCTACACCCGGCGCCAACGCAGCCCGGAGTAG
- a CDS encoding transglutaminase TgpA family protein, which translates to MKRRAPASSLTPDQRMIFALLLAAQAATVAPLLVELPLWVPGITLFLIGLRALFLWRNRPTPRSWVLVLLGIGAAAAVLAQFHSLNGRDAGVSMLLFAAALKSFEIRSRRDLIVVIYLAYLLAVAHFLFDQSIPWVLYALALIVFVTMLLTRLHAGPQPPGWRSLGYVGLLRILAAIPLTLLLFALFPRIEGPLWGRPAQSQNAVTGITNQLTPGSIARLATSQAVAFRATFTGAPPAHDARYWRVYVMDHFNGRRWVQSPSARPHPGNLQPTGQIRHYSLLMQASDRHAIPALDMPLQAPARARLEAGHVLRANNLIDGTREFALSAASHYVLDSTLAPGARRAALQLPPGVALQARALAERWRAADPAPQAIVNRALAYFHDHAFYYTLRPPPLHGDITDDFLFKVRRGFCEQYASAFAVLMRAAGIPTRIVAGYAGGEWNPVLHYLLVRQANAHAWVEVWLQGRGWVRIDPTSAVAASRVQRSAANSPGVATIGEGLHIGFVQHWFNTLSMSWDSVEYFWNLTIVAFGPQQQRAFLQRIGLQSGGIAQALYIAIGIAVLMLLGLGIDLLRRSAAPADAPTRLYRRHLRRLARSGLRPAPSEGALDFAERVAAQLPQEAEHARRIAALYTQARYAGGDTKRQTHRLRQLMQAVRETRKSD; encoded by the coding sequence ATGAAACGCCGTGCCCCTGCATCATCCCTGACGCCCGACCAGCGCATGATTTTCGCGCTCCTGCTCGCCGCGCAGGCGGCCACGGTCGCACCGCTGCTCGTCGAACTGCCGCTCTGGGTACCGGGCATCACCCTCTTTTTAATTGGCCTGCGCGCGCTGTTTCTGTGGCGCAACCGCCCCACTCCGCGGAGTTGGGTGCTGGTACTGCTCGGGATCGGCGCGGCCGCTGCGGTGTTGGCGCAATTTCATTCGCTGAACGGGCGCGATGCCGGCGTTTCCATGCTGCTGTTCGCTGCGGCCCTCAAAAGTTTCGAGATCCGCAGCCGGCGCGATCTGATCGTTGTCATCTATCTCGCCTATCTACTCGCCGTCGCGCACTTCCTGTTCGATCAGTCCATTCCCTGGGTGCTCTATGCGCTCGCGCTGATCGTCTTCGTCACCATGCTGCTGACCCGACTGCACGCCGGACCGCAGCCCCCTGGATGGCGCTCGCTCGGCTATGTCGGCCTGCTGCGCATTCTTGCTGCAATCCCGCTGACGCTCCTGTTGTTCGCCCTGTTTCCACGTATCGAAGGCCCCCTCTGGGGGCGACCCGCGCAGAGCCAGAATGCCGTCACGGGCATCACGAACCAACTCACCCCAGGCAGCATCGCCAGGCTGGCAACCTCACAAGCCGTCGCCTTCCGCGCCACCTTTACCGGCGCCCCGCCCGCACATGATGCGCGGTACTGGCGCGTGTACGTCATGGACCATTTCAACGGTCGCCGCTGGGTCCAGTCGCCGTCCGCACGACCCCACCCTGGAAACTTGCAGCCAACCGGGCAAATACGGCATTACAGCCTGCTCATGCAGGCCAGTGATCGACACGCCATACCCGCACTCGACATGCCCTTGCAGGCACCCGCGCGCGCCCGACTCGAAGCGGGCCACGTATTGCGTGCCAACAACCTCATCGACGGCACGCGCGAATTTGCCCTCAGCGCGGCCAGTCATTACGTACTGGACTCGACGCTCGCGCCCGGCGCCCGGCGCGCTGCGCTGCAGTTGCCGCCGGGTGTAGCCCTACAGGCTCGCGCCCTGGCCGAACGCTGGCGCGCCGCCGATCCGGCACCGCAGGCCATCGTCAACCGCGCCCTCGCCTATTTCCACGATCACGCGTTTTACTACACATTAAGGCCACCGCCACTGCATGGCGACATCACCGACGATTTCCTGTTCAAGGTTCGCCGGGGATTCTGCGAGCAATACGCCAGCGCATTTGCCGTGCTCATGCGGGCTGCCGGCATTCCCACCCGCATCGTCGCGGGCTACGCCGGCGGCGAATGGAACCCGGTTCTGCATTACCTGCTGGTCCGCCAGGCCAATGCGCATGCCTGGGTAGAAGTCTGGCTGCAGGGGCGAGGCTGGGTCCGGATCGACCCGACCTCGGCCGTCGCCGCCAGCCGCGTGCAGCGCAGCGCGGCCAACAGCCCCGGTGTTGCCACGATCGGCGAAGGGCTGCATATCGGATTCGTGCAGCACTGGTTCAACACTCTGAGCATGAGCTGGGACAGCGTTGAATATTTCTGGAACCTGACCATTGTCGCCTTCGGTCCCCAGCAACAACGCGCCTTCCTCCAGCGGATCGGATTGCAGTCGGGCGGCATCGCACAAGCCCTGTACATCGCCATCGGCATTGCCGTGCTCATGCTGCTCGGATTAGGCATTGATTTGCTTCGGCGCTCGGCGGCACCCGCCGACGCGCCGACCCGTCTTTACCGCCGCCACCTGCGGCGGCTGGCTCGTAGCGGACTGCGCCCGGCACCGAGCGAAGGCGCACTCGATTTCGCTGAACGCGTTGCCGCACAGCTGCCGCAGGAAGCCGAGCACGCCCGGCGCATCGCCGCCTTGTACACCCAAGCCCGGTATGCAGGCGGCGATACGAAACGCCAGACACACCGCTTGCGACAACTCATGCAGGCTGTACGCGAGACGCGAAAATCAGATTGA
- a CDS encoding DUF58 domain-containing protein, which translates to MNWLLRWAGPRLAIAGNRVCLDRRRLFILPSGAGLAYAALLVVLLLFAMNYNNNMMFAFTFLLGGIGANAMWQTHRNLLGLCVSLLPPAELFADHPASLQVLINTDGRPRRALEFVWDLPRAAPDSVLASAIEDAPADLPLPRMRRGLQALPPLRITTRYPLGLFRAWSLLPYTTRLLVYPKPAAQTPPMPTAPTGSGEHRGHSEQEDDFDGLRPYRSSDPPRRIAWRASARSDELLSKSLHGRAAEHIWLDWQALAGHDSETRLSILCRWVLDADRHGLRYGLRLPQRSVEPAQGLAHRHACLRLLALHGGIE; encoded by the coding sequence ATGAACTGGCTATTGCGCTGGGCCGGCCCGCGTCTGGCCATCGCGGGCAATCGCGTCTGCCTGGACCGCCGCCGCCTTTTCATCCTCCCCAGCGGCGCCGGTCTGGCCTATGCCGCGCTGCTCGTCGTGCTGCTGCTGTTCGCCATGAACTACAACAACAACATGATGTTCGCCTTCACCTTTCTGCTCGGCGGCATCGGCGCCAACGCCATGTGGCAAACCCATCGCAATCTGCTCGGACTCTGCGTATCGCTACTACCGCCCGCTGAACTGTTCGCCGATCACCCGGCCAGCCTGCAAGTGCTCATCAACACCGACGGGCGTCCTCGCCGCGCACTCGAATTCGTTTGGGACTTACCCCGCGCCGCGCCCGACAGCGTCCTCGCCAGCGCGATCGAAGACGCACCGGCCGATCTGCCGCTGCCGCGCATGCGACGCGGCCTGCAGGCATTACCACCCCTGCGCATCACCACCCGCTATCCGTTGGGCCTGTTCCGCGCCTGGTCACTGCTCCCGTACACCACACGCCTGCTCGTGTACCCGAAACCGGCCGCGCAGACACCGCCAATGCCGACCGCCCCCACCGGCAGCGGCGAACACCGCGGCCACAGCGAACAGGAGGACGATTTCGACGGCCTGCGGCCCTATCGTTCCAGCGACCCGCCACGGCGCATCGCCTGGCGCGCCTCGGCGCGGAGCGACGAACTGCTCAGCAAATCGCTGCATGGTCGTGCCGCCGAACACATCTGGCTGGACTGGCAGGCCCTGGCCGGCCATGACTCCGAAACACGCCTGTCTATTCTCTGCCGCTGGGTGCTCGACGCCGATCGCCACGGGCTGCGCTACGGACTGCGCCTGCCGCAGCGCAGTGTCGAACCCGCCCAGGGTCTCGCGCATCGGCACGCCTGCCTGCGTCTGCTCGCGCTGCACGGTGGCATCGAATGA
- the iscU gene encoding Fe-S cluster assembly scaffold IscU: protein MAYSDKVIDHYENPRNVGVLDKDAQDVGTGMVGAPACGDVMKLQIKVGADGVIEDAKFKTYGCGSAIASSSLLTEWVKGKTLAEAGEIKNTQIAEELALPPVKIHCSVLAEDAIKAAIANYQEKHQGKHQGKSAAAEHKKSA, encoded by the coding sequence ATGGCGTACAGCGACAAAGTGATCGATCACTACGAGAATCCCCGCAATGTGGGCGTACTGGACAAGGACGCGCAGGACGTGGGCACCGGGATGGTAGGCGCGCCGGCCTGCGGCGACGTGATGAAGCTGCAGATCAAGGTGGGCGCCGACGGCGTGATCGAGGACGCGAAGTTCAAGACCTATGGCTGCGGTTCGGCGATTGCGAGTTCGAGTCTGTTGACTGAGTGGGTCAAGGGCAAGACGTTGGCCGAGGCAGGCGAGATCAAGAATACGCAGATTGCCGAGGAGCTGGCGTTGCCGCCGGTGAAGATCCATTGCTCGGTGCTGGCCGAGGATGCGATCAAGGCCGCGATTGCCAATTATCAAGAGAAGCATCAAGGAAAGCATCAGGGAAAGAGTGCTGCTGCAGAGCATAAAAAAAGCGCCTGA
- a CDS encoding AAA family ATPase has protein sequence MASVRKPLDTLSEVLSRIGQVILGKQAQIELAVACLLARGHLLIEDLPGVGKTTLAHTLARALGLEFQRVQFTSDLLPADVIGVSIYDRDTGSFRFHPGPIFSQVLLADEINRATPKAQSALLEAMEEQQISVDGQTYPLPEPFFVIATQNPVQQLGTYPLPESQLDRFLMRISLGYPDAAAERILLAGRDRRDLLSELTPSINAGTLRGLQHAAEAVHAAAPLLDYVQALLAATRTDPRLRLGLSPRAGLGLLRAARGLALLRGRDYLVPEDIQAVFPAIAGHRLLAAESDVALPPDLLAQLLQRVPLP, from the coding sequence ATGGCAAGCGTGCGCAAACCTCTCGACACCCTGAGCGAAGTTCTCAGCCGGATCGGGCAAGTCATCCTCGGCAAGCAGGCGCAGATCGAACTCGCAGTCGCCTGCCTGCTGGCGCGCGGACACCTGCTGATCGAAGACCTGCCCGGGGTCGGCAAAACCACCCTGGCACACACCCTCGCGCGCGCCCTGGGGCTTGAGTTCCAGCGCGTACAGTTCACCAGCGATCTGTTGCCGGCCGACGTCATCGGCGTGTCGATCTACGACCGCGACACCGGCAGCTTCCGCTTCCATCCCGGCCCGATATTCAGCCAGGTATTGCTGGCCGACGAAATCAACCGGGCCACCCCCAAGGCACAGAGCGCCTTGCTCGAAGCCATGGAAGAGCAGCAGATCAGCGTCGACGGGCAGACCTACCCGCTGCCCGAACCGTTCTTCGTGATTGCCACGCAAAATCCCGTTCAGCAGCTCGGCACCTACCCGCTGCCCGAATCCCAACTCGACCGATTCCTGATGCGCATCAGTCTGGGTTATCCGGATGCCGCCGCCGAACGCATCCTGCTCGCCGGCCGGGACCGGCGCGACTTGCTGTCCGAACTGACGCCCTCCATCAACGCCGGCACGCTACGCGGCCTGCAACACGCCGCCGAAGCCGTCCATGCCGCAGCGCCGCTGCTCGACTACGTGCAGGCGCTGCTCGCCGCCACGCGCACCGACCCGCGGCTGCGCCTCGGGCTCTCTCCCCGCGCCGGCCTTGGCCTGCTGCGCGCGGCGCGCGGCCTTGCTCTGCTGCGCGGGCGTGACTATCTCGTCCCTGAAGATATCCAGGCCGTGTTCCCGGCAATCGCCGGTCATCGCCTGCTGGCTGCCGAAAGCGACGTCGCTTTGCCCCCCGACCTGCTTGCGCAACTGCTCCAGCGTGTACCGCTGCCCTGA
- a CDS encoding Rrf2 family transcriptional regulator: MKLSTKGRYAVTAMMDIAIHDASGPVTLADISMCQGISLSYLEQLFAKLRKSGLVEGVRGPGGGYRLSRPAEEISIAAIIGAVDESSNAARCQDEDRCVTHQLWDELSDRLHGFLEGITLDEFTARPDVLEIARQQDIKYRREHEADLRKSAA, from the coding sequence ATGAAACTTTCAACAAAAGGACGTTATGCGGTGACGGCGATGATGGATATCGCGATTCATGATGCGTCGGGTCCGGTAACGCTGGCGGATATTTCAATGTGTCAGGGTATTTCCCTGTCCTATCTCGAACAATTGTTCGCCAAGCTGCGCAAGTCGGGCCTGGTGGAAGGCGTGCGTGGTCCGGGTGGCGGTTATCGTCTTTCGCGTCCGGCAGAGGAGATCAGCATTGCTGCCATCATCGGCGCGGTCGATGAATCCAGCAATGCAGCGCGCTGTCAGGATGAGGATCGCTGTGTCACGCATCAGTTGTGGGATGAACTCAGTGATCGCCTGCACGGTTTTCTGGAGGGCATCACGCTGGATGAGTTCACGGCGCGTCCGGATGTGCTCGAAATCGCCCGACAGCAGGACATCAAATACCGTCGCGAACACGAGGCGGACTTGCGTAAGTCCGCCGCCTGA